Proteins encoded in a region of the Hemiscyllium ocellatum isolate sHemOce1 chromosome 10, sHemOce1.pat.X.cur, whole genome shotgun sequence genome:
- the LOC132819303 gene encoding interleukin-17A-like: protein MLCKFKLRSLMTSVVLLLVVLTILTEAASTGKRKDNKRKEVRSRTRRNTSYMLELENIKWSSHAPPRSWHIIHGSFMNRSVSPWIYRLDHDPNRYPVIIRRAECVSSHCLNSEGKEDLNLNTRLVKQEMIVLKKEGHENRITYRAELVMVPVACICVLPVVVKT from the exons ACCTCTGTGGTTCTGCTCCTTGTggtgctcaccatcctgacagaaGCTGCCTCCACGGGCAAAAGGAAGGATAACAAAAGGAAAGAGGTGCGCTCACGCACACGGAGAAACACGAGCTACATGCTGGAATTGGAAAACATTAAATGGTCCTCGCACGCTCCACCACGCAGCTGGCACATCATCCATGGTAGCTTCATGAACCGCTCGGTGTCTCCCTGGATCTACAG GCTGGACCACGATCCCAACCGTTACCCTGTTATCATCCGGAGAGCAGAATGTGTGTCCTCCCACTGCCTGAACTCCGAAGGGAAAGAGGATCTGAATCTCAACACCCGTCTCGTCAAGCAGGAGATGATTGTACTGAAGAAAGAGGGTCATGAGAACCGAATCACCTACCGTGCAGAGCTGGTGATGGTTCCTGTTGCCTGTATCTGTGTGCTCCCAGTGGTCGTCAAAACCTAA